The following proteins are encoded in a genomic region of Shinella zoogloeoides:
- a CDS encoding DUF4287 domain-containing protein → MSETEKVKGPASYFPSIEKTYGQPIEHWKDIIRAQDGKAHMQIVAFLKETHGLGHGHANALVAATLAETKP, encoded by the coding sequence ATGAGCGAGACGGAAAAGGTCAAGGGCCCGGCCTCCTACTTCCCCTCCATCGAGAAGACGTACGGCCAGCCGATAGAGCACTGGAAAGACATCATCCGCGCGCAGGATGGCAAGGCGCATATGCAGATCGTCGCGTTCCTCAAGGAAACGCACGGTCTCGGCCATGGCCATGCCAACGCGCTCGTCGCGGCGACGCTCGCCGAGACGAAACCTTAA
- a CDS encoding formate dehydrogenase subunit gamma yields the protein MNVRVAGSDVGTRTLAIVSELKGLEGPLLPILHEIQAEFGYVPQESLPVIARELNLSRAEVHGVVTFYHDYRDHPTGRHVLKLCRAEACQSMGGDAVAERVKALLGIDFHQTTLDGAVTLEPVYCLGLCSCAPAAMLDGEVHGRVDATLAQELVAEARR from the coding sequence ATGAATGTGCGCGTCGCCGGCAGTGACGTCGGAACCAGAACGCTGGCCATCGTCAGCGAACTGAAGGGGCTCGAAGGGCCGCTTCTGCCTATCCTGCACGAGATCCAGGCCGAGTTCGGTTACGTGCCGCAGGAGAGCCTGCCGGTCATCGCGCGCGAGTTGAACCTGTCGCGCGCCGAGGTGCACGGCGTCGTCACCTTCTATCACGACTATCGCGACCACCCGACCGGGCGGCACGTCCTCAAGCTCTGTCGCGCCGAAGCCTGCCAATCGATGGGCGGGGACGCTGTCGCCGAGCGCGTCAAGGCGCTGCTCGGCATCGATTTCCACCAGACCACCCTCGACGGCGCGGTGACGCTCGAACCCGTTTACTGTCTCGGCCTCTGTTCCTGCGCACCCGCCGCCATGCTCGACGGCGAGGTGCACGGCAGGGTCGACGCAACGCTCGCGCAGGAACTCGTCGCGGAGGCACGCCGATGA
- a CDS encoding LysR family transcriptional regulator, with protein sequence MIDKLEYFIALAREKHFARAAEELGISQPTLSAAIRQLEEQLGVMLVVRGSRFQGLTPEGQRVLEWARRIVGDTRTMREEMRAARKGLSGHIRLAAIPTTLAIVPRITAPFQEKHPDVTFSIVSTTSIKILGLLENLEIDAGITYLENEPLGRVTSVPLLHEHYCLITAKGGPFSDRESVTWQEAGSVRLCLLTADMQNRRIINRHFAEAGISAEPSLESNSMIVLLSHVRTGRWCSIMPRNVAKSFGFHEEISIVSLAEPNPYHTVGLVATHREPFTPLVSALLHEARILAETGMD encoded by the coding sequence ATGATAGACAAGCTCGAATATTTCATTGCCCTCGCCCGCGAGAAGCACTTTGCCCGCGCGGCGGAGGAGCTCGGCATTTCGCAGCCGACGCTCTCGGCGGCGATCCGCCAGCTGGAGGAGCAGCTCGGCGTGATGCTGGTGGTGCGCGGCTCGCGCTTCCAGGGGCTGACGCCGGAAGGCCAGCGCGTGCTGGAATGGGCCCGCCGCATCGTCGGCGACACCCGCACCATGCGCGAGGAGATGCGCGCCGCCCGCAAGGGCCTGTCCGGCCATATACGGCTCGCCGCCATCCCGACGACGCTCGCCATCGTGCCGCGCATCACCGCGCCCTTCCAGGAAAAGCACCCCGACGTCACCTTCTCCATCGTCTCCACCACCTCGATCAAGATTCTCGGCCTTCTCGAAAACCTCGAGATCGACGCAGGCATCACCTATCTGGAGAACGAACCGCTCGGCCGCGTGACGAGCGTGCCCCTGCTGCACGAGCACTATTGCCTCATCACCGCCAAGGGCGGACCGTTTTCGGATCGCGAAAGCGTGACCTGGCAGGAGGCCGGCAGCGTTAGGCTTTGCCTATTGACCGCGGACATGCAGAACCGCCGCATCATCAACCGCCATTTCGCCGAAGCGGGCATTTCCGCCGAGCCGTCCCTCGAATCGAATTCGATGATCGTGCTTCTTTCCCACGTGCGGACCGGGCGCTGGTGCAGCATCATGCCGCGAAATGTCGCGAAATCCTTCGGATTTCATGAGGAAATAAGTATAGTTTCCCTCGCCGAGCCCAATCCCTACCACACGGTCGGTCTCGTCGCGACACATCGTGAGCCATTCACGCCGCTCGTCTCCGCCCTCCTGCACGAGGCGCGGATTCTGGCCGAAACGGGCATGGATTGA
- a CDS encoding NADH-quinone oxidoreductase subunit NuoF, translated as MTLRIYIPRDAAALALGADRVAKAFSAEIAARGLDVTIVRNGSRGMHWLEPLVEVETAGGRIAYGPVKPSDITGLIDAGLLQGASHPLCLGRTEDIPFLKNQTRLTFARCGIIDPVSLEDYRAHGGLKGLETAIAMPPADVVKQVTDSGLRGRGGAGFPTGIKWKTVLDAPGPQKYIVCNADEGDSGTFADRMIMEGDPFVLIEGMAIAGLATGATKGYVYTRSEYPHAIAIMSEAVEVARAAGVLGPSVLGSGRAFDMEIRTGAGAYVCGEETALLNSLEGKRGVVRAKPPLPALQGFLGRPTVVNNVISLASVPIIMDKGADYYRDFGMGRSRGTIPIQIAGNVKHGGLYETAFGLTLGEIVDEIGGGTASGRPVRAVQVGGPLGAYFPRALFDTPFDYEAFAAKDGLIGHAGITVFDDTVDMLKQARFAMEFCAVESCGKCTPCRIGSTRGVETADNIARGIEPEKNRELLADLCNTMKFGSLCALGGFTPYPVMSAMTHFPEDFSPAPIVEAAE; from the coding sequence ATGACCTTACGCATCTACATCCCCCGCGATGCCGCCGCCCTTGCGCTCGGCGCCGACCGCGTCGCCAAGGCCTTCTCCGCCGAGATCGCGGCCCGCGGGCTCGACGTGACTATCGTGCGCAACGGCTCGCGCGGCATGCACTGGCTGGAGCCGCTGGTCGAGGTCGAGACCGCCGGGGGCCGCATCGCCTACGGCCCGGTGAAACCCTCCGACATTACCGGCCTCATCGATGCCGGCCTCCTGCAAGGTGCAAGCCACCCGCTCTGTCTCGGCAGGACGGAAGACATTCCTTTCCTGAAGAACCAGACCCGCCTCACCTTCGCCCGCTGCGGCATCATCGATCCCGTCTCGCTGGAGGACTACAGAGCGCATGGCGGCCTGAAGGGCCTCGAGACGGCCATCGCCATGCCCCCGGCGGATGTCGTCAAACAGGTCACCGACAGCGGCCTTCGCGGCCGCGGCGGTGCGGGCTTCCCGACCGGCATCAAGTGGAAGACCGTGCTCGACGCGCCCGGCCCGCAAAAATACATCGTCTGCAATGCCGACGAGGGCGATAGCGGCACCTTCGCCGACCGCATGATCATGGAAGGCGACCCCTTCGTGCTGATCGAGGGCATGGCGATCGCCGGCCTCGCGACCGGCGCGACGAAGGGCTACGTCTACACCCGCTCGGAATATCCGCACGCCATCGCCATCATGAGCGAGGCGGTCGAAGTCGCGCGCGCCGCCGGCGTGCTCGGCCCTTCCGTGCTCGGTTCCGGCAGGGCCTTCGACATGGAAATCCGCACCGGCGCGGGCGCCTATGTCTGCGGCGAGGAGACGGCCCTCCTCAACAGCCTGGAAGGCAAGCGCGGCGTCGTGCGCGCCAAGCCCCCGCTGCCGGCCCTGCAGGGCTTCCTCGGCCGCCCGACGGTCGTCAACAACGTCATCTCGCTCGCCTCCGTGCCGATCATCATGGACAAGGGTGCGGACTATTACCGCGACTTCGGCATGGGCCGCTCGCGCGGCACGATCCCGATCCAGATCGCCGGCAACGTCAAGCATGGCGGCCTTTACGAGACCGCCTTCGGCCTGACGCTCGGTGAGATCGTCGACGAAATTGGCGGCGGCACCGCCTCCGGCCGTCCGGTCCGCGCCGTGCAGGTCGGCGGCCCGCTCGGCGCCTACTTCCCGCGCGCGCTGTTCGACACGCCCTTCGACTACGAGGCCTTCGCGGCGAAGGACGGCCTTATCGGCCATGCCGGCATCACTGTCTTCGACGATACGGTCGACATGCTGAAACAGGCCCGCTTCGCCATGGAGTTCTGCGCCGTCGAAAGCTGCGGCAAGTGCACGCCCTGCCGCATCGGCTCGACGCGCGGCGTCGAGACAGCCGACAACATCGCGCGCGGCATCGAGCCGGAGAAGAACCGCGAGTTGCTGGCCGATCTCTGCAACACGATGAAGTTCGGCTCACTCTGCGCGCTGGGCGGCTTCACGCCCTACCCGGTCATGAGCGCCATGACCCATTTCCCGGAAGATTTTTCGCCGGCGCCGATAGTGGAGGCTGCGGAATGA